The genome window TCTGTTACATGCCATGTTTAATTTGGTGAGTGTTGTGTTGTGACGTAGGGCCTCGGACATGGCGGAACATCCCTCGAAACCAAACCCATTCCAGGCCAAGTTCAAGTCCGTAATGCAAGTGTTACACTATAAATATACACTATTCAATATAACGCCAAATTTCAGGTCCATTTCGATCTGAATTCAAATTCCTCATACATCTGTTTCAATAAAAGATCATACCAatcattcaaaatgaaaatttcacgaacagatttaaaaaaagaaaagaaaaaaaactaaatcacTGAATCTGAAAAGTAGTTTTCATCAGTAAATGCAATATCAGAATCTTTATAACaagtatttcttttaaattacgATTCCCAATAAAAGTTTCATTTTCCAGATATTTAACAAACATAAAAGCAGAACATGCTATTTCAAATATCCTTTATATGCTTAATAGAGTTACCATCATCGATTTAAGATTGATATCGTTGCAATATGGACTTCGCCTACGTTTATGGTAAACATAAACACAAGTAGATAATTAGATCATACACGCGTGATAATCATGTGCACGTATAAATAAGTGTCTAACCTGTATACCACGTGATATGTATATACTGCCACGCCCTCTGATGTGATTCCAACTCAGGTCTAGTTCTTTGATGCTTCTGTTTTCCTCTGAAATTCAATACCAATTACTTTTTTTCCAAAAGCCCTTTCTGACAGGATAGTGTAATCAAACAAACTCTCTTTGTGATCATTTGATTTCATCAACCCTAACAAGTTTTTAATGCGATTTAATTTCGTCATCCCAAGTCAAATTCGCGGCGATTTTTCGCAATTTCTTAACATAAGAAATTAAATCGTTCGTGAAAATACTTACACATTTGATTCtacattacaaaataaaacatccaTTTCAAGaaactataaaaaaatgaaactagataatgttacatgtatatgctacAATGAATTGTCCGTGTGAGGTAAGTAATCTGTAAATATCCGCGTGGGCTGTTATTGGTCTATCCTGATAGGATTAGACATACCACAATGGCTGCTGAGGATTGCTAGGTATCATTCCTCTAACTGACAGGTGTAAGCTGTATGTTGTACAGCGACATGGTATGACAGACATGTACACCGTGTATCAGCAGTGATCGGAGGGACAAGGCAGTAACCGCCTATCGCACAACTATCATCGGATCAGTCCAGTTGGCATCAGGAAAATGTATACTCTGTTTTTCATAAAATAGGTCAACTAAACACTTTTTTTACACTTTCTGATTTACATTGTTATAAAAACTAACAAAACGAAAGATTCAGTAGATACCAAATACATTTTGCATTTTCATTTCTATTAAAGTTCTCGGCATTTCATTCTAGTTTGTGGAACTGATTTGAGCGAAAAACTGTAAACAATTTTAAACTTTTAGCATCTTTACCAAACAATATGTTCACATCGGTGAATAATTAACTATTTTACTAAAACTGATTGAAATCGCCATTCAATTTACGACAAACAAACAGCTGTAGTTACAGACTCATTTTCACTCACTTTATTTATGATCCTACCATCATGTACGTCTTCAATACACTGTTTTGAGAACCAGTTCAATGTGTTTACTGTTTATTAAACATTTACTCTCAGTTCTTACCTATTGCCTGGCCGAGCATTTTGCACCCGTCAGTCTCAAAGGCATTACGACTCAAGTTAAAGTGTCTCAGTGCCTTACAGCCCTGGAATGAAGACACGAGTCAAGAAATAATTATACAGAACTCTTAACACTGTTATTCAACGCACGTGCCAACACACATGTTACGTAACGTCAATCATTATGTCACTTTttagtttctgaaatatgttCTTCACAGCATGGCGGAACACGAGGATATAAATACACTTATCAGATAGCACAttataacatataaatagtTTGTCATTTAGATGATTTTGTCATGCTTAATCAACAATTAATGAcgtattgataaatatgtaatgaatGTACATCGGGAAAATACATACACAGTGAAGAAAATCTTGCCAGTGCAATATGAGGAAAATATACATCTTCCTGATCGATTCTTTAAACcttatttgatataaaacagTATTACGTCGGTAACAGATAATAGTATATAAATTCGCTACATGAGACCTACCTGTAACATAGCTGCTATAGATCCACCTGTTTTGTCCTGGATACGATTGCCTTTTGTGATTataattgtttaatatattatacatgcaAACAAGTTAACGATTTTATTTATAGAGAGAGAATTAAATATGTcgataacttttttttcttttgaattaaACCACTACGGTAGTAAAGACTGAAACAAATACCTCATTTTTCAGTTGAATGTAGTATATCAAAGTCGGACATCTACTGTAAACCTTTCGAGAGTGACTTACTGTAGTAATTCCATTATAGTTTATCTCCGCGCATTCATATCTACTGTATAAGATTTATATTCATAGAAAGTTCTATTCAATTTTTGAATTCGGGCATTTCTTTTCATACTTCTTTTTTACATGGAAATGTAACTGTTATATTGATTCATAGGTTTATGTATATTCTAAATAAATGACTCAATGAGATCTAGGTAATAAAAACTAGCAATCAAATAGTATAGTATTGAATGTCCAAGAACGTCCTCATATGTCATTATTCAGGCATTAAGTTCTGATGAATTATTATTAATTGTTCAATCATTTATCATGAAAAACCATAAACCTGTTACATTATCCATAAATCTACattgaaatgaaacaattacataattatttaacAAGTGAAATGATGACATTGTAGGACTGTCTATGATAACAGCTTTTACTAGTTTATATAATCTGTTCGTCATTACATCTCTCCTTGAAAACTAAACCTACGTACCGGCCAGACTGAGGTGTTTGAGCTGTAACACACCCGGACACTTACACAGACCATCAAGGGTTTCATTGTCCAGACCACAGTCATCTAACGCCTGAACGATACAAATATACACAGTGAATATACTAGTAAGAACTGATATACAAATTAGTATACTATAGTGAGAATTATCAACCTATAaggttttgataaataaaatattaatttaggTATAATAAGATATCGAAAAAAAATTTCTTTCGATTTTATTATTCTCAATATTCTTTCATGTAATTTTCGTTGCAAAGGATACAAATATTAGTCTCAAAACACCAAAAATCCTACGATGATATTAATATATAGATGATGTTATATGTCTTTGTATTACCGAATCTGTAGTTGTTGTGGTATTGTTATTATCGTACAACTAATAAACGCAgtacataaatattatacatCTTCATTACTGTTTAAATAATTCCTATCTATCATAGTATACAAACACGATAACATACCCATATAGCATTGCATAGCATCTAGCTGCATATAATTGTTTTTCGTTTCAAAaggtgagaaaaaaataaacccGAAGCCGAAGTCTAAACAATATTGGAACCATTGTATGATGCAAATTAAAAATGCTTCTTACCAGTGTGGTCAGTTTAGGTGTAGATACCAATACCTCCTGGACATATCGGCATTCACGACTGGACATTAGGTTTCCGGACAGGTCCAGTATGTCAAGGTACCCATCCCCctatatcatattaaatttcGTCAGAACAACAATAAATTATAGATGGAATTATAAACGGATGTGATTTTATATGTGAAGAGTCCCATGAAAGAGTAGACAGTACATGTTGCCCGAGAAAACATAAAGAGGTATCCCTTTCATTATAAACCTCGTCAACAAGTATTACATTAGTGATCTAACAACAAGTAGAATTTAACAATTTTACCaacaaaaacatgatattttgattgattgacagaatttaaaaaagcaagaattaaagaaatgaaaagaagaaaaaaatattgttccatttccagaatttttaatataaatatgtatttgcatACCCGCAACATTTTACAAATAGTCCTGATTTCTTTTGGTCGGAGGCAATGATCCCGGACAGACATGCGTGGTGCCCCTATCTGACCCATGACCCTTCGGATGGGAATGACTTTAACCTTTTCgcatatttttgtgtaataatTTCTCCTTCTTCCTGTCTCTTTAGCGTTTGCACGGGTCTGCCAAACTGAAACTGATTCATAATTATCTGTTAAATGCTGCCATATCTAATAGTTGCCATTTAACAAACTTACGGTTTGTCATTTTTATTGGATTACTTTAGGGCTGGACAATTGAAAGGTTAAAGACCTTTTATAATTCAACTGTAATATGCATTCCTCTAGAATTATTCAGTGATAATAAATAGCTAAAGTATCGTTATATACAGACAGCTAAACCCGAGTAAATATATAGCAAAACAAGAAAGTATGGATGGTAAGGTGCCATTCAttcatattatttaaatatgaagaaaaaattgGAGAAATTCAATAATTTTCCATGTCAAATTCGTCTGACGCATATCATACACGAGTGTTTGTCTTAACCTTAAGATGCGTATATCGTATTATATTGCCATATGGAAGTCAGAATGTACAAAGGATATAATATGCATTCAAGTCTTTAGGTCAGAAATGTTCGAGACAAAACATTTTACGTGCTAATATGTGGAATAAACATTGAAAAGCTTTCATATCTAACCGTCCTAAACATTTTCACCACTAACATTGATAGATTGATACACCTACCTATCTTCTGTGATGTCCGTTTCTTCACTGCCACTGTCAGAAATTCTGTGTCTGAACGACTAAAAGCCACATGGAATTTGTCACTTGTTTTGAGCCTCGGTAATGAAAATCCTATCTCTTCTTTATCAGCAACATCCCGTTTGGTCTTCTTAATCATTATGCTTTTTATTTTATCCATTTTAACTGTAATCCAGCCCATGTTCAAAACACTTATATGTTAGATATGTAaagattttatcattttacGATTCCTCGTCTGTTTCCAATTcttactgtgacctttatgaaCCGAGAAACAATTTTGTAAAGACTTATGATTCTATAACGAACTTTGCCACTGTTTATTGATTATTGTCTTACATTCTTGACATTCCATTTGAGATGACTTGTGTTAGGTATGCGGTCAAAAGTCAATGAATTGATGTGCAATACAAGAAAATCCGTATTGATTCCGGGGAAATGCAATGACTAACATCTTAATGTTCTATTACAATGGAGTCTTTCTTTTAGGGCTACTTtcttttgtgtttgtttgtaatTATATGCCTCATTTTTCTCGATTTTATAAATGCTGATTCCCAACCGAACGATCTCGACTACATGCTTTACCTACCAACAGATGAAGCAGTTAAGACAGGATAGTGTGTTTTGATGTTCCTCTTAGCGACTTGTGCTTCATTGGTTaggtgatattatttatattaattcaaacatattttatcaaatcCAAAAGATTTAACTTTGATTAGGCAGCATTCAAATCTTATAGTCGCCCTCTCCATACGATAACAAGCATAATGATGTAAGTGCATATTTGCACTGGATTTGATGTTTGAATTAATATTTATACCTAAAATAGGTTGACATCAGTGATGAAAAAAAACAGTCTCAAAGATGTTTATTCTACCAAAGTAAACTGCTGATTGGGTTAAACCCACCTGACGTCCTTTTGTGTGTTACTCCCTATCCCTATAATAGTACCACGATCTGTACAACTAACCTGAGTACCGAGCTGGCACTGTGTACTGACTTTATCAACCCCTCTCAACATCTCAATAAATCATATACTACTATCTGATGCCATCCGTAACTTGTTGTGATTCCTCCATCCAGCCAATCGTCTACCTAATTAACGTGTTATATgtggtatgacgtcatggcctCTGTTGATATAGCGATACGTCTTGTTGTCACCGTGACTCTGACATCCCCTTGTGTGTCAATGGAGATCAGCACAGATTTGACGTATATTTGTATAGCATTGAAGCAGCAAGGAACTCTAACTCTTATGGGAGGCCTGGTCCTATATATTTATAAACGGTCTTTTGTGTTGATGCAATCTATTGACACGTGTATTAAATAATGTAGGGATATGATTGCATTCGTGTAGTGAGGAAATGGACAATacgtttcatttttttttcttatggaGGGAGGTATTACAGTACTATACTTTCCTATGTTTGGTGTTCTTTTTAATGCTGTTTTTTTATTCACATGTTTTAGCTTGCACAGAATCAAGAACATTACAACTATGTATTCAACCAAAATTGCGTATAGTTCTACGCATGTCATGTTTTCTTTAATGCCTAAAACACACAATGAATAAGACATAATAAATTTATGGggaaaacacacaaaaataaactttaaattaacaTTCCAAACTATGTTACAAATTTTTGGCTGACTCATGAAAAGTTTCATCATCGCAGAACAAACAACAATTCTCTTAACAAGTACGGGTCGTGTGATATTGGACAGAATCCagttttatcgttttttttaaAGCTCCCGTCTCTTGGCTCTGTGCCTTGGCGGACATAGCTTCGGGATGTATCAAACCGCCTACGGTGCATGTACAACCATGGTTAACTTAAAGTGATTCTGGAAGGTTCGACACCTGTTTACAATTGAAATACCTGAGCCATGCTATCGATTATGATCGACATCGAGAGTAGTGATGTATATCACGAAGTATGgcatttttattgtaaaattgcaaGGTTACTTTCATATTTGCTATAAACAGTGTTGATAAACTAATTTAATGTAATTACACCTTATAATAGTGTTCTTGGCTAACATATCAACGCACTCTGATGCAAAATGTCGTAATTGTACCCTTTCAAAAGGTTTTGAATATGTTTAGTAATGCCAAACTATGGGCGTGCGGAAAATATGTGAAATTTTTTgagttattataaatattaatgaacGATCATTGtgtaaagtatatatttatagcaaTTATTAATATCTCAGACACTGCATTGACAAAAAAACGTTGTATACAGTAATGACGCTACAGTTGCTGTACAGAGTGATGATAAAGGTATGTTGTAGTGTGTGTGATGTATGTGGGCCTCTAAGCGATAtctatatatctgtagtagtcGGCACTGCGCTAACTCACGATGATAAACAAACTAGAGCAAGGCTTGTGATCTTCTGGGAAAGTGAGAATAATTACAGGTGACGAATACACACCTACCATAGTCACGATCACCTTCACTCAAGCCTTATTACATATAGTATCTTAACATCGTATCTTTGTCTAAAGGTTTTGCCATTTTAACTTAGCCTTGTTTATTCCTTACTAAAACATACTTACGATTCAATGTAACAAGCgtggatgattttttttttttttttttttttttttttgatttattaacgtcctattaacagctatggtcatgtaaggacggcctcccatgtatgcggtgtgttgcgtgtatgttgtgcgaggtgagtgtactgggagactgcggtatgttcgtgttgtgtcttcttgtatagtggaactgttgccctttttatagtgctatatcactgaagcatgccgccgaagacaccaagcaacataccccacccggtcacattatactgacaacgggcgaaccagtcgtcccactccctgtatgctgaacgctaagcaggagcagaaactaccacttttatagactttggtgtgtctcggccaggggacagaacccagagccttcctcacaggggcgaacgctcaactcaaggccaaaagtgaggcggtgccaagggaggcattaggaaagataaagtcagttaggaagaagagaaaagataagatcctaaattaagtcgccttttacgatcatgcaataggggcagcaggtacaattctaacgccctacctgcagggcgaTTCTGGAACTCTCTATATATTTGAACAGAGAGACAAAGTTATGTTAGATATTCCAGTTACGTCAGCTATTCCATTACATTGAAAATCTGGTGTATGCATTAATGCAAGTTATGTCAAACAGTTGTAATAGGAATATGTGAAATATTACATAATGATTATAAAATGCACTGGTAACAGGTTTAAGGATTTTATTTATAGCGAAGTAAGAAAAGTCTGTTTAACGTACTGCGTATTTCTGAGCATGTTTCGTTTCATAGTTTTTGCAGTTT of Argopecten irradians isolate NY chromosome 7, Ai_NY, whole genome shotgun sequence contains these proteins:
- the LOC138327388 gene encoding leucine-rich repeat-containing protein 74B-like: MGWITVKMDKIKSIMIKKTKRDVADKEEIGFSLPRLKTSDKFHVAFSRSDTEFLTVAVKKRTSQKIVSVWQTRANAKETGRRRNYYTKICEKVKVIPIRRVMGQIGAPRMSVRDHCLRPKEIRTICKMLRGDGYLDILDLSGNLMSSRECRYVQEVLVSTPKLTTLALDDCGLDNETLDGLCKCPGVLQLKHLSLAGNRIQDKTGGSIAAMLQGCKALRHFNLSRNAFETDGCKMLGQAIEENRSIKELDLSWNHIRGRGSIYISRGIQCNTCITDLNLAWNGFGFEGCSAMSEALRHNTTLTKLNMACNRVHPPAMLELTRGLCVNKCLLVLDLSNNPITPIYTTILINAIKKSPEMSLQLLRLEKIVVDKPFVDTLNELKDQRGFEAVYELALPVKSISEDKMRKEIQAPSVFNMDPLKLLYMLKEKNRAQDFFRRINKDNDDSVSPEEIKQLFKESGVPVSDMVIDKIVNFLDEDGDGHIDMREFLAGDKKMRKMSRDTRKSGDEDMNKYSRSFRKGNIDPMTFRLKVSNAPNLLSPVLSRESSPNGESPRKLSS